A single region of the Candidatus Polarisedimenticolia bacterium genome encodes:
- a CDS encoding NAD(P)/FAD-dependent oxidoreductase — MTRIVILGGGFAGAYCAQALQRGLDGIQADVLLIDRNNYFVFYPLLIEAGTGSLEPRHAVVPLRSFLRKVRFRMAETTSVDLARRIVTARVPGEPSSSEIPYDHLVLALGSVTRLPDVPGLRQYGFEMKSLPDAVLIRDRAIQMLERADAAPDEARRRALLRFLVVGANFTGVEVAAELQVFLQQALRRYPNVAVADIDVTLVEMADRILPALDASLASYAAEKMRRRGIGIRLKSSVARIDPEEATLSGGEKLPCLTVIWCAGIRPHPLIAGMGLPTTPQGYLQCDGFLRVREHDNIWAVGDGASIPNPDGGVYPPTAQHALREGKHVAANLKRVLSGGTPRPFRYTSKGSLVPLGCRSAVAEVFGFKISGFLAYFLWRTYYWMMMPGWSRKLRLAFDWTADLFFKRDIVQLGIHRRTREEQDGHVV; from the coding sequence GTGACGCGAATCGTGATCCTGGGTGGCGGCTTTGCCGGGGCTTACTGCGCCCAGGCGTTGCAGCGTGGCCTGGATGGCATCCAGGCCGACGTCCTGCTGATCGACCGCAACAACTACTTCGTCTTCTATCCCCTTCTTATCGAGGCCGGGACCGGCAGCCTCGAGCCGCGCCACGCGGTCGTACCGCTGAGGTCCTTCCTGCGAAAGGTCCGCTTCCGGATGGCCGAGACCACCTCCGTCGACCTCGCCCGCCGGATCGTCACGGCGCGCGTCCCGGGCGAGCCTTCTTCCTCCGAGATCCCCTACGACCACCTGGTCCTGGCGCTCGGAAGCGTCACGCGCCTGCCCGATGTGCCAGGCCTGCGACAGTACGGCTTCGAGATGAAGAGCCTCCCCGACGCCGTGCTGATTCGCGACCGCGCCATCCAGATGCTGGAGCGCGCCGACGCCGCGCCGGACGAGGCCAGGCGGCGGGCGCTGCTGCGCTTCCTCGTGGTGGGGGCCAACTTCACCGGCGTGGAGGTGGCGGCGGAGCTGCAAGTCTTCCTGCAGCAGGCGCTGCGGCGCTACCCCAACGTCGCCGTCGCGGACATCGACGTGACGCTGGTGGAGATGGCCGACCGGATCCTGCCGGCGCTCGACGCCTCGCTGGCGAGCTACGCGGCCGAGAAGATGCGGCGCCGCGGCATCGGGATCCGGCTGAAGAGCTCGGTGGCGCGGATCGACCCCGAAGAAGCGACGCTCTCCGGCGGCGAGAAGCTCCCCTGCCTCACGGTGATCTGGTGCGCCGGCATCCGGCCGCACCCGCTCATCGCGGGCATGGGACTTCCCACGACACCCCAGGGATACCTGCAATGCGACGGATTCCTGCGGGTGCGGGAGCACGACAACATCTGGGCGGTGGGAGACGGCGCCTCCATTCCCAACCCCGATGGCGGCGTCTACCCGCCCACCGCGCAGCACGCGCTGCGCGAAGGGAAACATGTGGCGGCAAACCTGAAGCGGGTCCTTTCGGGTGGGACGCCGCGGCCTTTCCGCTATACGTCGAAGGGATCGCTGGTGCCGCTGGGGTGCCGATCGGCGGTCGCGGAGGTCTTCGGCTTCAAGATCTCGGGATTCCTCGCCTATTTCCTGTGGCGCACCTACTACTGGATGATGATGCCCGGCTGGTCGCGCAAGCTCCGTCTCGCCTTCGACTGGACCGCCGATCTCTTCTTCAAGCGCGACATCGTCCAGCTCGGAATCCACCGGCGGACCCGGGAAGAACAAGATGGCCATGTGGTCTGA